In Siniperca chuatsi isolate FFG_IHB_CAS linkage group LG16, ASM2008510v1, whole genome shotgun sequence, the following proteins share a genomic window:
- the akap12b gene encoding A-kinase anchor protein 12b isoform X4: MLGTITLTVGQPDGVSVAQKEEAPETMDTIQDEVAPQVNGEKMEKESPDANDISAIEEKAAEEKPDDASEVGFKKIFRFVGFKFTLKKDKSEEKDPVKLLTVKEKEGEEVSGTDEPTKEEEAATAEEKSKAEEKDADIEASTAEAEVIKDSDKAETTDAPAEGTAAEATDEAAKEEGAEKEGETTPPSQETTLSPFRKLFSGGLFSNLRKKASIKKTKEEEDKEAAVEEETAKTEETAAAVEENEKNEVDQETQGVEPATPEEEKREPKEEAPATPEEAKSETTPEPEDTVETPAPAAITTDETKQEEEKAELNAEEQKGPAEVTSEAELLSSQEKAKSQGSPLKKLFTGAGLMKLSTKKQKTKKDTEIKFTESGEQAAEQLQSSTESAEAPKADSGPSSPEESEEHVIAVEVTQNESSQETEGEIASDGEKKKEGIIAWSSFKKLVTPKKRVKRSSESEDEATSEKPAKSATLSSSESATLADKSVEEEAKEDKPNEEEPKTENNEKLVSSTEEPKKKMDTSVSWEALMCMGGPKKRTRRTSDSDDEETKIEEVLPAAAVEGEQEGKTEAAIVTSQNTESEGEVVSSPEPLSSPPERESAWDTLKRIVMSKNKTKEEKQEETAEQVQSDSEAPKDESSFSLKKFLPGRRKKKAEKQASTEQGSGEEDTDTPAVVPLSEYDDQVEAEQEAPAEPAAVQIKVSAEDRSPSWIPAIVEDTDDKHDELSDIPEEAENAATPKSVDTDVAEDETEDEATPLPKALGRRLSTAEVKPVSPAPAAEITPVPQGPKLESADKVLVGIEAQISEIPPKTSVTAEDVPIKSAFEKTEYEPPTENAESKTNTILEPHTHDKATAICTGLGTKEIAKVALEKPVMPIIECVAVIHDVLSTEVSKEEKPESTEETTVIEDAVLRAQVHQVETTKLERLVENSLSEVDIQAANKSYEPEIEMVGIVSTVAEESEVIQSTTMSENSPKAVVVNSISPTLETAVCTQSVEVTEPTVETKEAKMDVEQLAASEENIIVKEVVQCVTEEISSTITKETQPATPVFVPSEEEVAVITKTVVLVAPISVQSDQVATNASLSEPVSDEPTQVQETKEEGTVVDTTGQTAESEICAVIEQATEIEAQSMVIAQAVIQDAMDKVSEDAPKPKKPTTPTDTIPEAVQAVATTEKEIEITTETHIITAAPVAVCEKPAPKSPQPLCVAMEVIDTIPVEVIQSLDASVEEEKKLEKGLKKAEEVKVSEETVIVEEVVEIKAESQTGEELEQVKEEQSKEDTEVQESDVKEAAEEVKPQLEEAKSEETSEENKEKVLEIHMPVQVVLQTAQVIEAPSVEEEPVVEFDSNGPVAEDVKAESTASETKLSTLTEEPQVTASAELSPPSQVTEAAASQPETEKTSVKCAEVMAQVIEVIEEAVKEIEPVSTEITAAS; encoded by the exons ATGCTTGGAACAATAACTCTAACAG TTGGCCAGCCAGATGGTGTGTCTGTGGCTCAGAAAGAGGAGGCTCCTGAGACTATGGACACCATCCAGGATGAAGTGGCTCCTCAAGTGAACGGCgaaaaaatggagaaagagtCTCCTGATGCCAATGACATCTCTGCTATTGAGGagaaagcagcagaggagaaaCCTGATGACGCCAGTGAAGTTGGCTTCAAGAAGATCTTCCGCTTTGTAGGCTTTAAGTTCACACTGAAGAAGGACAAAAGTGAAGAAAAAGACCCAGTGAAACTACTGACagtcaaagaaaaagaaggagaggaggttAGTGGGACTGATGAACCtacaaaggaggaggaggctgccACTGCTGAGGAGAAGAGCAAGGCTGAAGAAAAGGATGCTGATATAGAGGCATCTACTGCTGAGGCCGAAGTCATTAAAGATAGTGACAAAGCTGAAACCACTGATGCCCCAGCTGAAGGCACTGCTGCTGAAGCTACTGATGAAGCAGCCAAGGAGGAAGGAGctgagaaggaaggagagaccACTCCGCCATCCCAGGAGACCACCCTGTCCCCCTTCAGGAAACTCTTCAGTGGAGGACTCTTCTCTAACCTGAGAAAGAAAGCCAGCATCAAGAAgacaaaagaggaggaagacaaggAGGCAGCTGTTGAGGAGGAGACAGCTAAGACAGaagaaactgctgctgctgtggaagaaaatgagaagaaTGAGGTGGACCAAGAAACCCAGGGAGTGGAACCAGCAACtcctgaggaagaaaaaagagagccCAAGGAGGAGGCCCCAGCTACTCCAGAGGAAGCCAAATCAGAGACTACCCCAGAGCCTGAGGATACTGTTGAAACCCCTGCTCCTGCTGCAATTACTACTGATGAGACCAaacaagaagaggaaaaggCTGAACttaatgcagaagagcagaaggGTCCAGCAGAGGTGACTTCTGAGGCTGAGCTGCTATCCTCACAGGAGAAGGCAAAGTCCCAGGGAAGCCCCCTAAAAAAGCTTTTCACTGGTGCTGGTTTGATGAAGCTCTCAACTAAGAAACAGAAGACCAAGAAAGATACTGAGATCAAGTTCACTGAGTCTGGGGAGCAGGCGGCTGAGCAGCTTCAATCCTCTACTGAGTCAGCAGAGGCTCCAAAAGCTGACAGTGGGCCTTCATCTCCCGAGGAGTCAGAAGAGCATGTTATTGCTGTGGAGGTGACCCAGAATGAGTCAAGCCAAGAGACTGAAGGTGAAATTGCCTCtgatggagagaagaaaaaagagggcATCATTGCCTGGTCCTCCTTCAAGAAACTAGTAACACCTAAGAAGCGTGTGAAAAGGTCTTCTGAGAGCGAAGATGAAGCCACAAGTGAGAAGCCAGCAAAGTCAGCCACCCTGTCCTCTTCTGAGAGTGCCACATTAGCAGATAAGAGTGTTGAGGAGGAGGCTAAGGAGGATAAGCCAAATGAGGAAGAgccaaagactgaaaacaatgagaaacTGGTCAGCAGCACTGAGGAGCCCAAAAAGAAAATGGACACCTCTGTCTCCTGGGAGGCTCTAATGTGTATGGGTGGACCCAAAAAGAGGACTAGAAGGACCTCTGATTCTGACGATGAGGAGACCAAGATTGAAGAGGTATTgcctgcagcagcagtagaGGGGGAGCAGGAGGGCAAAACTGAGGCTGCCATTGTCACTTCCCAAAACACAGAGAGTGAAGGTGAAGTTGTTTCATCCCCTGAACCTTTAAGCAGCCCCCCTGAGAGAGAGTCTGCCTGGGACACACTGAAACGTATAGTTATGTCAAAGAATAAGACCAAAGAGGAAAAGCAAGAGGAGACTGCAGAACAAGTCCAGTCAGACAGTGAAGCACCAAAAGATGAGTCATCATTCTCTTTGAAGAAGTTCTTGCCTGGACGCAGAAAGAAGAAGGCTGAAAAACAAGCCTCCACTGAACAGGGCTCAGGTGAGGAGGACACTGACACCCCAGCTGTGGTTCCTCTTTCAGAGTATGATGACCAAGTTGAAGCTGAACAAGAAGCACCAGCAGAACCGGCTGCAGTCCAGATTAAAGTGTCCGCTGAAGATAGATCCCCTTCATGGATCCCAGCCATTGTCGAAGACACTGATGATAAGCATGATGAGCTGAGTGACATTCCAGAGGAGGCTGAGAATGCTGCCACACCAAAGTCTGTTGACACTGACGTTGCAGAGGATGAAACTGAGGACGAGGCTACTCCGCTCCCTAAAGCTCTAGGGCGCAGACTGTCCACAGCTGAGGTAAAGCCTgtctctccagctccagctgctGAAATCACTCCTGTTCCTCAGGGACCCAAGCTGGAGAGCGCAGATAAGGTCCTGGTGGGCATAGAGGCACAAATCAGTGAAATTCCACCCAAGACATCTGTGACTGCTGAAGATGTACCAATAAAGTCAGCTTTTGAAAAAACAGAGTATGAACCACCAACTGAGAATGCAGAGTCCAAGACAAATACCATCCTGGAACCACACACTCATGACAAGGCCACAGCTATCTGCACTGGCCTAGGAACCAAGGAGATTGCCAAAGTAGCTCTCGAGAAACCTGTAATGCCCATTATAGAGTGTGTGGCTGTGATCCATGATGTTCTAAGCACAGAGGTGTCAAAGGAAGAGAAGCCAGAAAGTACAGAGGAAACCACGGTTATAGAAGATGCAGTGCTCAGGGCCCAAGTGCACCAAGTAGAAACCACCAAGCTTGAGCGACTTGTTGAAAATTCACTGAGTGAAGTAGACATTCAAGCAGCCAATAAGAGCTATGAACCTGAGATTGAGATGGTTGGAATTGTTAGCACTGTTGCAGAGGAGTCTGAAGTCATTCAGTCTACCACCATGAGCGAGAACTCTCCTAAAGCTGTTGTAGTCAATTCCATTTCACCAACACttgaaacagctgtttgcaccCAGAGCGTAGAAGTCACTGAGCCAACTGTAGAAACCAAGGAAGCGAAAATGGACGTGGAGCAGCTTGCCGCCAGTGAAGAAAATATCATTGTTAAAGAGGTAGTTCAGTGTGTGACAGAAGAGATATCATCCACCATCACAAAGGAGACTCAGCCAGCTACCCCTGTATTTGTACCAAGTGAGGAGGAGGTTGCTGTTATCACCAAAACAGTAGTCCTCGTGGCCCCGATCAGTGTGCAGTCTGACCAAGTGGCAACAAATGCATCATTGTCCGAGCCAGTCAGCGATGAACCAACCCAGGTGCAGGAAACCAAGGAGGAGGGTACAGTTGTAGATACTACCGGTCAAACAGCAGAGTCGGAGATCTGTGCAGTCATTGAGCAGGCCACTGAAATTGAGGCTCAGAGCATGGTCATTGCCCAGGCTGTCATTCAGGATGCCATGGATAAAGTTTCAGAAGACGCGCCTAAACCCAAAAAGCCCACCACCCCAACAGACACCATCCCAGAAGCAGTCCAGGCTGTAGcaacaacagagaaagagattgaGATCACAACAGAGACCCATATTATCACTGCTGCCCCCGTTGCTGTCTGTGAAAAACCAGCACCAAAGTCACCTCAGCCACTCTGTGTTGCCATGGAGGTCATTGACACAATCCCAGTTGAGGTTATACAGAGCCTTGATGCCTCtgtagaggaggagaagaaactAGAAAAAGGGCTGAAGAAAGCTGAGGAGGTAAAAGTAAGTGAAGAAACTGTCATAGTGGAAGAGGTGGTGGAGATAAAGGcagagagtcagacaggtgaAGAGCTTGAACAGGTCAAAGAGGAACAGAGCAAAGAAGACACAGAGGTTCAGGAATCAGATGTAAAAGAAGCAGCTGAGGAAGTGAAACCACAATTAGAGGAAGCAAAGTCAGAGGAGACTTCAGAGGAGAACAAAGAGAAAGTGCTTGAGATTCACATGCCAGTCCAAGTGGTCCTGCAAACAGCGCAGGTGATTGAGGCACCGTCAGTGGAAGAAGAGCCTGTGGTAGAGTTTGACAGCAACGGTCCTGTGGCTGAAGACGTAAAAGCTGAGAGCACTGCAAGTGAAACCAAACTCTCAACACTGACAGAAGAACCTCAAGTGACAGCTTCAGCAGAGCTTTCCCCTCCCAGCCAAGTCACAGAGGCAGCAGCCAGCCaaccagagacagagaaaacatcGGTAAAGTGTGCAGAAGTGATGGCACAGGTGATTGAGGTGATTGAGGAGGCTGTGAAGGAGATTGAGCCTGTGTCCACAGAGATCACAGCAGCATCATGA
- the akap12b gene encoding A-kinase anchor protein 12b isoform X3 — MGAESSVQRDGKSQEDASASASASAEELSAEVNVLQEGGSDAKPLQKNGQISSMTSLNGHSEDNTLAEVGQPDGVSVAQKEEAPETMDTIQDEVAPQVNGEKMEKESPDANDISAIEEKAAEEKPDDASEVGFKKIFRFVGFKFTLKKDKSEEKDPVKLLTVKEKEGEEVSGTDEPTKEEEAATAEEKSKAEEKDADIEASTAEAEVIKDSDKAETTDAPAEGTAAEATDEAAKEEGAEKEGETTPPSQETTLSPFRKLFSGGLFSNLRKKASIKKTKEEEDKEAAVEEETAKTEETAAAVEENEKNEVDQETQGVEPATPEEEKREPKEEAPATPEEAKSETTPEPEDTVETPAPAAITTDETKQEEEKAELNAEEQKGPAEVTSEAELLSSQEKAKSQGSPLKKLFTGAGLMKLSTKKQKTKKDTEIKFTESGEQAAEQLQSSTESAEAPKADSGPSSPEESEEHVIAVEVTQNESSQETEGEIASDGEKKKEGIIAWSSFKKLVTPKKRVKRSSESEDEATSEKPAKSATLSSSESATLADKSVEEEAKEDKPNEEEPKTENNEKLVSSTEEPKKKMDTSVSWEALMCMGGPKKRTRRTSDSDDEETKIEEVLPAAAVEGEQEGKTEAAIVTSQNTESEGEVVSSPEPLSSPPERESAWDTLKRIVMSKNKTKEEKQEETAEQVQSDSEAPKDESSFSLKKFLPGRRKKKAEKQASTEQGSGEEDTDTPAVVPLSEYDDQVEAEQEAPAEPAAVQIKVSAEDRSPSWIPAIVEDTDDKHDELSDIPEEAENAATPKSVDTDVAEDETEDEATPLPKALGRRLSTAEVKPVSPAPAAEITPVPQGPKLESADKVLVGIEAQISEIPPKTSVTAEDVPIKSAFEKTEYEPPTENAESKTNTILEPHTHDKATAICTGLGTKEIAKVALEKPVMPIIECVAVIHDVLSTEVSKEEKPESTEETTVIEDAVLRAQVHQVETTKLERLVENSLSEVDIQAANKSYEPEIEMVGIVSTVAEESEVIQSTTMSENSPKAVVVNSISPTLETAVCTQSVEVTEPTVETKEAKMDVEQLAASEENIIVKEVVQCVTEEISSTITKETQPATPVFVPSEEEVAVITKTVVLVAPISVQSDQVATNASLSEPVSDEPTQVQETKEEGTVVDTTGQTAESEICAVIEQATEIEAQSMVIAQAVIQDAMDKVSEDAPKPKKPTTPTDTIPEAVQAVATTEKEIEITTETHIITAAPVAMEVIDTIPVEVIQSLDASVEEEKKLEKGLKKAEEVKVSEETVIVEEVVEIKAESQTGEELEQVKEEQSKEDTEVQESDVKEAAEEVKPQLEEAKSEETSEENKEKVLEIHMPVQVVLQTAQVIEAPSVEEEPVVEFDSNGPVAEDVKAESTASETKLSTLTEEPQVTASAELSPPSQVTEAAASQPETEKTSVKCAEVMAQVIEVIEEAVKEIEPVSTEITAAS; from the exons TTGGCCAGCCAGATGGTGTGTCTGTGGCTCAGAAAGAGGAGGCTCCTGAGACTATGGACACCATCCAGGATGAAGTGGCTCCTCAAGTGAACGGCgaaaaaatggagaaagagtCTCCTGATGCCAATGACATCTCTGCTATTGAGGagaaagcagcagaggagaaaCCTGATGACGCCAGTGAAGTTGGCTTCAAGAAGATCTTCCGCTTTGTAGGCTTTAAGTTCACACTGAAGAAGGACAAAAGTGAAGAAAAAGACCCAGTGAAACTACTGACagtcaaagaaaaagaaggagaggaggttAGTGGGACTGATGAACCtacaaaggaggaggaggctgccACTGCTGAGGAGAAGAGCAAGGCTGAAGAAAAGGATGCTGATATAGAGGCATCTACTGCTGAGGCCGAAGTCATTAAAGATAGTGACAAAGCTGAAACCACTGATGCCCCAGCTGAAGGCACTGCTGCTGAAGCTACTGATGAAGCAGCCAAGGAGGAAGGAGctgagaaggaaggagagaccACTCCGCCATCCCAGGAGACCACCCTGTCCCCCTTCAGGAAACTCTTCAGTGGAGGACTCTTCTCTAACCTGAGAAAGAAAGCCAGCATCAAGAAgacaaaagaggaggaagacaaggAGGCAGCTGTTGAGGAGGAGACAGCTAAGACAGaagaaactgctgctgctgtggaagaaaatgagaagaaTGAGGTGGACCAAGAAACCCAGGGAGTGGAACCAGCAACtcctgaggaagaaaaaagagagccCAAGGAGGAGGCCCCAGCTACTCCAGAGGAAGCCAAATCAGAGACTACCCCAGAGCCTGAGGATACTGTTGAAACCCCTGCTCCTGCTGCAATTACTACTGATGAGACCAaacaagaagaggaaaaggCTGAACttaatgcagaagagcagaaggGTCCAGCAGAGGTGACTTCTGAGGCTGAGCTGCTATCCTCACAGGAGAAGGCAAAGTCCCAGGGAAGCCCCCTAAAAAAGCTTTTCACTGGTGCTGGTTTGATGAAGCTCTCAACTAAGAAACAGAAGACCAAGAAAGATACTGAGATCAAGTTCACTGAGTCTGGGGAGCAGGCGGCTGAGCAGCTTCAATCCTCTACTGAGTCAGCAGAGGCTCCAAAAGCTGACAGTGGGCCTTCATCTCCCGAGGAGTCAGAAGAGCATGTTATTGCTGTGGAGGTGACCCAGAATGAGTCAAGCCAAGAGACTGAAGGTGAAATTGCCTCtgatggagagaagaaaaaagagggcATCATTGCCTGGTCCTCCTTCAAGAAACTAGTAACACCTAAGAAGCGTGTGAAAAGGTCTTCTGAGAGCGAAGATGAAGCCACAAGTGAGAAGCCAGCAAAGTCAGCCACCCTGTCCTCTTCTGAGAGTGCCACATTAGCAGATAAGAGTGTTGAGGAGGAGGCTAAGGAGGATAAGCCAAATGAGGAAGAgccaaagactgaaaacaatgagaaacTGGTCAGCAGCACTGAGGAGCCCAAAAAGAAAATGGACACCTCTGTCTCCTGGGAGGCTCTAATGTGTATGGGTGGACCCAAAAAGAGGACTAGAAGGACCTCTGATTCTGACGATGAGGAGACCAAGATTGAAGAGGTATTgcctgcagcagcagtagaGGGGGAGCAGGAGGGCAAAACTGAGGCTGCCATTGTCACTTCCCAAAACACAGAGAGTGAAGGTGAAGTTGTTTCATCCCCTGAACCTTTAAGCAGCCCCCCTGAGAGAGAGTCTGCCTGGGACACACTGAAACGTATAGTTATGTCAAAGAATAAGACCAAAGAGGAAAAGCAAGAGGAGACTGCAGAACAAGTCCAGTCAGACAGTGAAGCACCAAAAGATGAGTCATCATTCTCTTTGAAGAAGTTCTTGCCTGGACGCAGAAAGAAGAAGGCTGAAAAACAAGCCTCCACTGAACAGGGCTCAGGTGAGGAGGACACTGACACCCCAGCTGTGGTTCCTCTTTCAGAGTATGATGACCAAGTTGAAGCTGAACAAGAAGCACCAGCAGAACCGGCTGCAGTCCAGATTAAAGTGTCCGCTGAAGATAGATCCCCTTCATGGATCCCAGCCATTGTCGAAGACACTGATGATAAGCATGATGAGCTGAGTGACATTCCAGAGGAGGCTGAGAATGCTGCCACACCAAAGTCTGTTGACACTGACGTTGCAGAGGATGAAACTGAGGACGAGGCTACTCCGCTCCCTAAAGCTCTAGGGCGCAGACTGTCCACAGCTGAGGTAAAGCCTgtctctccagctccagctgctGAAATCACTCCTGTTCCTCAGGGACCCAAGCTGGAGAGCGCAGATAAGGTCCTGGTGGGCATAGAGGCACAAATCAGTGAAATTCCACCCAAGACATCTGTGACTGCTGAAGATGTACCAATAAAGTCAGCTTTTGAAAAAACAGAGTATGAACCACCAACTGAGAATGCAGAGTCCAAGACAAATACCATCCTGGAACCACACACTCATGACAAGGCCACAGCTATCTGCACTGGCCTAGGAACCAAGGAGATTGCCAAAGTAGCTCTCGAGAAACCTGTAATGCCCATTATAGAGTGTGTGGCTGTGATCCATGATGTTCTAAGCACAGAGGTGTCAAAGGAAGAGAAGCCAGAAAGTACAGAGGAAACCACGGTTATAGAAGATGCAGTGCTCAGGGCCCAAGTGCACCAAGTAGAAACCACCAAGCTTGAGCGACTTGTTGAAAATTCACTGAGTGAAGTAGACATTCAAGCAGCCAATAAGAGCTATGAACCTGAGATTGAGATGGTTGGAATTGTTAGCACTGTTGCAGAGGAGTCTGAAGTCATTCAGTCTACCACCATGAGCGAGAACTCTCCTAAAGCTGTTGTAGTCAATTCCATTTCACCAACACttgaaacagctgtttgcaccCAGAGCGTAGAAGTCACTGAGCCAACTGTAGAAACCAAGGAAGCGAAAATGGACGTGGAGCAGCTTGCCGCCAGTGAAGAAAATATCATTGTTAAAGAGGTAGTTCAGTGTGTGACAGAAGAGATATCATCCACCATCACAAAGGAGACTCAGCCAGCTACCCCTGTATTTGTACCAAGTGAGGAGGAGGTTGCTGTTATCACCAAAACAGTAGTCCTCGTGGCCCCGATCAGTGTGCAGTCTGACCAAGTGGCAACAAATGCATCATTGTCCGAGCCAGTCAGCGATGAACCAACCCAGGTGCAGGAAACCAAGGAGGAGGGTACAGTTGTAGATACTACCGGTCAAACAGCAGAGTCGGAGATCTGTGCAGTCATTGAGCAGGCCACTGAAATTGAGGCTCAGAGCATGGTCATTGCCCAGGCTGTCATTCAGGATGCCATGGATAAAGTTTCAGAAGACGCGCCTAAACCCAAAAAGCCCACCACCCCAACAGACACCATCCCAGAAGCAGTCCAGGCTGTAGcaacaacagagaaagagattgaGATCACAACAGAGACCCATATTATCACTGCTGCCCCCGTTGC CATGGAGGTCATTGACACAATCCCAGTTGAGGTTATACAGAGCCTTGATGCCTCtgtagaggaggagaagaaactAGAAAAAGGGCTGAAGAAAGCTGAGGAGGTAAAAGTAAGTGAAGAAACTGTCATAGTGGAAGAGGTGGTGGAGATAAAGGcagagagtcagacaggtgaAGAGCTTGAACAGGTCAAAGAGGAACAGAGCAAAGAAGACACAGAGGTTCAGGAATCAGATGTAAAAGAAGCAGCTGAGGAAGTGAAACCACAATTAGAGGAAGCAAAGTCAGAGGAGACTTCAGAGGAGAACAAAGAGAAAGTGCTTGAGATTCACATGCCAGTCCAAGTGGTCCTGCAAACAGCGCAGGTGATTGAGGCACCGTCAGTGGAAGAAGAGCCTGTGGTAGAGTTTGACAGCAACGGTCCTGTGGCTGAAGACGTAAAAGCTGAGAGCACTGCAAGTGAAACCAAACTCTCAACACTGACAGAAGAACCTCAAGTGACAGCTTCAGCAGAGCTTTCCCCTCCCAGCCAAGTCACAGAGGCAGCAGCCAGCCaaccagagacagagaaaacatcGGTAAAGTGTGCAGAAGTGATGGCACAGGTGATTGAGGTGATTGAGGAGGCTGTGAAGGAGATTGAGCCTGTGTCCACAGAGATCACAGCAGCATCATGA